The following are encoded together in the uncultured Sphaerochaeta sp. genome:
- a CDS encoding carbohydrate ABC transporter permease, with amino-acid sequence MKKRRSLASSLTTVVLSIIAVGYLYPLFLVLINSFKTFSEITSNVLALPSRLVFENFSNAFHIMNYPQYFLNTLIATAVGVSGVVLVSSLAGYRLSRTKTRYSFVIFMVLIAPMMIPFHSFMISLVKVAKELHLIGSPLGLGVLYWGLGASLALFMYHGAVKSVPQELDDCAMIDGASPLRAFFQIIFPLLQPVTVSVVVINTMWMWNDFLLPLLVLSGSKKSLTLQLAAYNFFGLYKVDWNYAMAGVLLTILPAIIFYLSLQRYIIKGMVAGAVKT; translated from the coding sequence ATGAAAAAGCGCCGGTCTCTCGCATCCTCTCTTACCACCGTGGTACTCAGCATCATCGCAGTGGGATATCTGTATCCCTTGTTCCTTGTGTTGATCAACTCATTCAAGACCTTCAGTGAGATTACCAGCAATGTCTTGGCTCTTCCCTCACGGCTTGTGTTTGAAAACTTCAGCAATGCCTTCCATATCATGAACTATCCTCAATACTTTCTGAATACGCTCATTGCCACTGCTGTTGGAGTGAGTGGTGTGGTGTTGGTTAGTTCTCTTGCGGGGTATCGCCTCAGTAGGACCAAGACCCGCTACAGTTTTGTTATCTTCATGGTGCTCATTGCCCCTATGATGATTCCTTTCCACTCCTTCATGATCTCCTTGGTGAAGGTGGCAAAGGAGCTTCATCTCATCGGCTCTCCCCTTGGGTTGGGTGTACTGTATTGGGGTCTCGGTGCCTCTCTTGCCTTGTTCATGTATCATGGGGCGGTTAAATCGGTGCCCCAGGAACTGGATGACTGCGCCATGATTGATGGTGCTTCTCCGCTTAGGGCCTTTTTTCAGATAATCTTTCCATTGTTACAGCCGGTAACAGTTTCGGTTGTCGTGATCAACACCATGTGGATGTGGAATGACTTCTTGCTTCCTTTGCTCGTACTCAGTGGCTCGAAGAAATCATTGACATTGCAATTGGCTGCCTACAACTTCTTTGGCCTCTATAAAGTCGATTGGAACTATGCGATGGCAGGGGTACTCCTGACCATTCTTCCAGCCATCATTTTCTATCTGAGTCTGCAGCGGTACATCATCAAGGGAATGGTGGCAGGCGCGGTCAAGACCTGA
- a CDS encoding extracellular solute-binding protein produces the protein MKKLMFTALVLLLVIAPLSAAGQQEKAGPPTLNVLFYSPELAEQYNHMVAAYKAETGVTLDITVLQTDYRSVLTSRLNSGDVPDIFMSSAYADNSTYKDYVYDLTDEAFIQNLEPSALQGVTVDGRVLGYPFLVQSHSFIYNKQVFEENGITKLPRTIEEFETVAKKLQANGVQPFATGFKEFWVLPQTAWQAIANVPVENYGGYENFVSMLNTGKLKFKDIPEMSQVFDLLDLIGKYGGPKPNESDFNDQTSALATGKVAMIHQGNWAEDSIKKTNPEVELGFLVGPTGNNAETAGLMFDSNQTIRIAKDGENLEESLAWLQWLTTSEYGRNWIPGQVKQLSPIKGAAAPDSQIAESTTAMLGEGVPGYPWFYQMFPTGTEQQLGAILQGYCAGMTTRAQTLEALDSTYAKIAKAAQ, from the coding sequence ATGAAAAAATTGATGTTCACAGCGTTGGTCCTGCTTCTTGTGATTGCCCCGCTCTCCGCAGCAGGGCAGCAAGAGAAAGCCGGCCCCCCGACTCTCAATGTTCTGTTCTACAGCCCTGAGCTTGCTGAACAGTATAATCACATGGTAGCTGCCTATAAGGCAGAAACCGGTGTTACCCTGGATATCACTGTCCTGCAGACTGATTATCGTTCTGTGCTTACCAGCCGCCTGAATAGTGGTGATGTCCCTGATATCTTCATGAGTAGTGCATATGCAGACAACTCAACGTATAAGGATTACGTCTATGACCTGACAGACGAAGCGTTTATACAAAACTTGGAGCCATCTGCCCTACAGGGAGTTACTGTTGACGGAAGAGTCCTTGGTTACCCGTTTCTCGTGCAATCCCACTCCTTCATCTACAACAAACAGGTGTTTGAAGAGAATGGAATTACCAAACTCCCAAGGACAATAGAGGAGTTCGAGACGGTAGCAAAGAAATTGCAGGCAAATGGTGTACAGCCCTTTGCAACCGGCTTCAAGGAGTTCTGGGTGCTTCCCCAGACGGCATGGCAGGCCATTGCAAACGTTCCTGTTGAGAACTATGGCGGATATGAGAACTTTGTAAGTATGCTGAATACCGGCAAGCTGAAGTTCAAGGATATTCCTGAGATGAGCCAGGTTTTTGACCTTCTTGACCTTATTGGGAAGTATGGTGGACCCAAGCCCAATGAGTCAGACTTCAACGACCAGACCTCTGCCCTTGCAACCGGCAAGGTAGCAATGATCCACCAGGGCAACTGGGCTGAGGACTCAATTAAAAAGACCAATCCTGAAGTGGAACTTGGGTTCTTGGTAGGACCTACTGGAAACAATGCGGAGACCGCTGGTCTTATGTTTGATTCCAACCAGACCATCCGTATTGCCAAGGATGGAGAGAATCTTGAGGAATCCCTTGCTTGGTTACAGTGGCTTACCACGAGTGAGTATGGAAGAAACTGGATTCCTGGTCAGGTCAAGCAATTATCCCCAATCAAGGGTGCAGCAGCTCCTGACTCCCAGATTGCTGAGTCTACAACCGCCATGCTTGGTGAGGGAGTCCCGGGGTATCCTTGGTTCTACCAGATGTTCCCCACCGGAACCGAGCAGCAGCTTGGTGCCATCCTTCAGGGTTATTGTGCTGGTATGACCACCCGTGCCCAAACCTTGGAAGCATTGGATTCTACGTATGCCAAAATTGCAAAGGCAGCTCAGTAA
- a CDS encoding sugar ABC transporter permease, producing MTPLKRKQLSRALVFTGFTLPALVAILISVEIPFLMSVFSSFTKWNGLDRAQTFVGFENYKELILDDLDMWKAFGFTLRLTLGSVIVTNVTALLLAVLLDSDLKGKNTLRAAYYVPNIISLIIIGYIWRFIFSAGFESFYQMTGWDFFMFSWLGDVKLVYFSVLMVSVWHSLGFYLVVYIAGLQTVPRNLIEAAMIDGASAVGRFFRVTLPLIMPSITVSVFHALSNGLKAFDVIFSLTNGGPGNSTTTIALDIYRTAFVINRFGYGTAKSVILFLIILILSLFQVRMFKQREVEV from the coding sequence ATGACACCATTGAAGCGAAAACAACTCTCCAGGGCGCTGGTTTTCACCGGATTTACCCTACCAGCCCTGGTTGCGATACTTATCTCTGTTGAGATTCCTTTTCTCATGAGTGTGTTCTCATCCTTTACCAAATGGAATGGTTTGGATCGTGCCCAGACCTTCGTTGGATTTGAGAACTACAAAGAATTGATTCTCGATGACCTGGATATGTGGAAGGCCTTTGGGTTTACCCTCCGCCTTACACTGGGTTCGGTGATTGTAACGAATGTCACCGCTCTCCTGCTCGCAGTCCTTCTCGATAGTGATCTGAAGGGAAAGAATACCTTGCGTGCAGCATACTATGTCCCGAATATCATCAGCTTGATTATCATTGGATATATCTGGCGATTCATCTTTTCTGCTGGTTTTGAGTCTTTCTACCAGATGACTGGTTGGGATTTTTTCATGTTCAGCTGGCTGGGGGACGTGAAGTTGGTCTACTTCAGTGTCCTCATGGTCTCTGTATGGCACTCCCTGGGATTCTATCTGGTGGTATATATTGCTGGGTTACAGACGGTTCCCCGCAATCTCATCGAGGCAGCCATGATCGATGGTGCTTCTGCGGTAGGTCGGTTTTTCAGGGTTACATTGCCACTTATCATGCCATCCATCACCGTGAGTGTTTTTCACGCACTCTCAAATGGGTTGAAAGCCTTCGATGTCATTTTCAGTCTTACCAATGGTGGGCCTGGGAATTCCACAACCACCATTGCCTTGGATATCTACCGTACAGCGTTTGTCATCAACCGCTTTGGGTATGGAACTGCAAAATCTGTCATCCTCTTCCTGATCATTCTCATACTCTCACTCTTCCAGGTAAGGATGTTCAAGCAAAGGGAGGTTGAGGTATGA
- a CDS encoding DUF6796 family protein — translation MSKSISQKPYLYRIMGISAVVAALLITIADYLLEFQKEYGVSSSIVETAWATMPTWRFTVSLSLCAFMIPFYLAGFWLLYTALCKNNKGIALVVSLLFSYGVVMGSPLIHGVMSLNGVVYAYGIEQGLTHELLVSLIEGNITSTILPVFLFHYLVTWVVAPVILFIHIIRGKSVFKRWTALLNPLVFLIVGLVGLQIFPQVFVYLAPGSINKGNVAMFLLVTIKLWNQEDH, via the coding sequence GTGAGCAAATCCATTTCACAGAAACCATACCTGTATCGAATCATGGGAATCAGTGCTGTAGTTGCTGCCTTGTTGATCACCATCGCTGACTACCTCTTGGAGTTTCAGAAGGAGTACGGGGTCTCTTCCTCTATTGTCGAAACCGCTTGGGCTACCATGCCAACATGGCGATTCACTGTTTCGCTCTCCCTGTGTGCATTCATGATACCTTTCTATCTTGCGGGATTCTGGCTTCTCTATACAGCATTATGCAAGAACAACAAGGGCATTGCACTGGTTGTCTCCTTGTTGTTCTCCTACGGGGTGGTCATGGGATCCCCCTTGATTCATGGTGTGATGAGCCTCAATGGTGTTGTCTATGCATATGGTATAGAACAGGGCTTGACCCATGAGCTTCTTGTTTCTCTCATCGAAGGAAACATAACCAGTACCATCCTTCCTGTTTTCTTGTTTCATTATCTCGTGACCTGGGTTGTTGCACCAGTGATACTCTTTATCCATATCATCAGAGGAAAGAGTGTATTCAAACGATGGACTGCACTCCTTAATCCGCTTGTATTTCTGATTGTAGGACTTGTCGGCTTGCAAATATTCCCACAAGTCTTTGTGTATCTTGCTCCAGGTTCAATCAATAAGGGAAATGTTGCAATGTTCTTATTGGTAACGATCAAGCTCTGGAATCAGGAAGATCACTAG
- a CDS encoding LacI family DNA-binding transcriptional regulator: protein MGLTQKEIARNLGISYMTVNRALNNNGYVSKELREKILSYAKEMDYEPHRASQVLVRNTTRTIALFSSSLPEYFWEEVDKGVRAAAAQLRAFNYEIRYHRIPELDTDAYLSELEQEINQGVDGIAVVNQRKYRMGTILHRIEEAGIPYVTFNVDAPKSKRLCYIGSDYQAGGRLAADFIARTLQLSPKKEVLVLQCNEELYSLYKEPDINKMRLDGFLSLMQSVFPEITIHVEYFDTRLQVGYKDNQILNLVQQYKNRVQAMYLIPAFNTDFVKALETTQTKGMITVLHDLDTVSIHQLQTRLLSAVIHQSPTLQGYYTVKTLEQIIEQKVARPLPTVEIDHNLVLTENRDLIQGILTTRLMH, encoded by the coding sequence ATGGGCCTTACACAGAAAGAAATTGCACGAAACCTGGGAATTTCCTATATGACAGTTAACCGTGCATTGAACAACAATGGGTATGTCTCAAAAGAACTGCGAGAGAAGATTCTCTCCTATGCAAAAGAGATGGACTATGAACCCCATCGAGCCAGCCAGGTACTGGTAAGAAACACAACCAGAACCATTGCACTCTTTTCCTCCTCTCTCCCTGAGTATTTCTGGGAGGAGGTAGACAAGGGAGTGCGAGCAGCTGCAGCACAGTTGAGAGCGTTCAACTATGAAATTCGCTACCATAGAATCCCAGAGCTCGACACTGATGCCTACCTTAGCGAGCTGGAACAAGAGATCAACCAAGGTGTAGATGGGATAGCAGTGGTCAATCAACGAAAATACCGCATGGGTACCATTCTTCACAGGATTGAGGAAGCTGGAATTCCCTATGTCACCTTCAACGTCGATGCCCCCAAAAGCAAACGTCTTTGTTATATAGGATCAGACTACCAGGCGGGAGGAAGACTTGCTGCAGACTTCATTGCAAGAACGCTTCAGCTCTCTCCAAAGAAAGAGGTACTGGTACTACAATGTAATGAAGAACTCTACTCGCTGTATAAAGAGCCCGATATCAACAAGATGCGTCTTGATGGTTTTCTCTCCCTTATGCAATCAGTCTTTCCTGAGATCACCATACACGTTGAATATTTCGATACCCGTCTGCAGGTGGGGTACAAGGACAACCAAATTCTGAATCTGGTCCAGCAGTATAAGAACAGAGTACAAGCGATGTATCTGATCCCTGCCTTCAATACTGACTTTGTCAAAGCCTTGGAAACCACGCAAACAAAGGGAATGATCACAGTCCTGCACGACCTGGACACCGTCTCCATCCACCAACTTCAAACAAGGCTACTCTCAGCGGTAATACACCAGAGCCCCACCCTCCAAGGATATTACACAGTAAAAACATTGGAGCAAATCATTGAACAGAAAGTAGCAAGACCACTTCCTACGGTAGAAATCGACCACAACCTTGTCCTTACAGAAAACAGGGACCTGATCCAAGGAATCTTGACAACTCGATTGATGCATTAA
- a CDS encoding DUF6544 family protein, with the protein MGRRSKMVLGIVAIIVVVLLVLLLHPSVLQKRFAGIEQEFVQNLQSKAEVFTLEELEGYPLPVQRFFIEGGFIGKQKMSGLKAVFFDVPFSLGRDKPTISIDYTQINDASEPVRFAFIDSQIYGLPFQGLDSFIGGKGSMEGYLAKRIRLFNQRGGHMDKACLVTYLAEAFFLPTVALSDMVSWEAIDDTHAKATMKAYGMEVSGFFTFSESGEMLSFSTEDRMAASIDGAMEQVPWSAKCSEYVIQDGLRLPTRLQATWHYPDGDLLYFDGKDVQVTYYY; encoded by the coding sequence ATGGGAAGGAGAAGTAAGATGGTCTTGGGTATTGTTGCTATAATTGTGGTGGTTCTATTGGTACTTTTGTTGCACCCGTCTGTGTTGCAGAAGCGCTTTGCAGGTATTGAGCAGGAGTTCGTACAGAACCTTCAGTCAAAGGCAGAGGTGTTTACCCTCGAGGAATTGGAAGGGTATCCCCTTCCTGTCCAGCGGTTCTTTATTGAGGGCGGTTTTATTGGAAAGCAGAAGATGAGTGGGCTTAAGGCAGTCTTCTTTGATGTTCCCTTTTCTCTTGGAAGGGATAAGCCTACCATCTCCATCGATTATACACAGATCAATGATGCAAGTGAGCCTGTACGGTTTGCTTTCATTGACTCACAGATTTATGGGCTTCCGTTCCAGGGTTTGGATTCCTTTATTGGTGGAAAAGGTTCCATGGAGGGATATCTTGCCAAGCGGATCAGGTTGTTCAACCAGAGGGGAGGCCATATGGATAAGGCCTGCTTGGTGACCTATCTTGCAGAGGCTTTCTTCCTTCCCACTGTAGCATTGAGTGACATGGTATCATGGGAAGCTATTGATGATACCCATGCCAAGGCAACGATGAAAGCCTACGGAATGGAAGTCTCTGGATTTTTTACTTTCTCAGAGAGCGGTGAGATGCTGAGTTTCTCCACCGAGGATAGGATGGCAGCCTCTATTGATGGTGCCATGGAACAGGTCCCCTGGAGCGCCAAGTGCAGTGAGTATGTAATCCAAGATGGTCTGCGTCTTCCCACTCGACTCCAGGCAACATGGCACTATCCAGATGGAGACCTGCTCTACTTTGATGGAAAGGATGTTCAGGTAACGTACTACTATTGA
- a CDS encoding MarR family transcriptional regulator → MTSDEMKAYVFGSLFLVANRLQVLGDSIDEQVTTKQWLLLAVLLSCENQECSLTELSRRTGSSRQNVKKMALILEKRGFLELARSLEDKRAVVVKPTQSCISHLKSREGAEQAFVDAFFLGFDHEMLSVMQKSIGQWMKNLGRMEDTYGKEK, encoded by the coding sequence ATGACATCTGATGAGATGAAGGCATATGTATTTGGTTCTCTTTTTCTTGTTGCCAACCGGTTGCAAGTGTTGGGAGATTCCATTGATGAGCAGGTTACTACCAAGCAGTGGCTGCTTTTGGCAGTGTTGCTTTCCTGTGAAAACCAGGAGTGCTCACTAACCGAGCTTTCCAGACGAACAGGGAGCAGCAGGCAGAATGTCAAGAAGATGGCCCTGATCCTTGAGAAGCGGGGGTTTCTTGAGCTTGCCCGTTCCCTCGAGGATAAACGTGCAGTGGTTGTAAAGCCGACGCAATCCTGCATCTCCCACTTGAAGAGCCGAGAGGGTGCTGAGCAAGCGTTTGTTGATGCATTCTTCCTAGGTTTTGATCATGAGATGCTTTCGGTGATGCAGAAATCTATCGGCCAATGGATGAAGAACTTGGGACGTATGGAGGATACGTATGGGAAGGAGAAGTAA